Proteins from one Prinia subflava isolate CZ2003 ecotype Zambia chromosome 22, Cam_Psub_1.2, whole genome shotgun sequence genomic window:
- the APOA1 gene encoding apolipoprotein A-I: protein MRAVVLTLALLCLTGTQARSFWQHDEPQAPLDRLKDMLDVYLETVKASGKEAISQFEASAVGKQLDLKLGENLDTLGAVAAKMREDMAPYYKEVREMWLKDTESLRQELTKDLEEVKEKIKPFLDQFSAKWTEDLEQYRQRLAPLAQELKELSKQKVELLQQKLTPVAEEARDRLRGHVEELRKNVAPFSDELRQKLSQKLEEIREKGIPQAAEYQAKVVEQLSNLREKMSPLMQDLKERLTPYAENLKARFISLLDELQKSVA, encoded by the exons ATGAGAGCCGTGGTGTTGACCCTCGCCCTGCTCTGCCTGACGG GCACCCAGGCTCGCTCCTTCTGGCAGCACGATGAGCCCCAGGCACCCCTGGATCGCCTCAAGGACATGCTCGATGTGTACCTGGAGACAGTGAAGGCCAGCGGCAAGGAAGCCATTTCCCAGTTCGAGGCCTCCGCCGTGGGCAAACAGCTGGA ccTGAAGCTGGGCGAGAACCTCGACACGCTGGGCGCGGTCGCCGCCAAGATGAGAGAGGATATGGCCCCCTACTACAAAGAGGTGCGGGAGATGTGGCTGAAGGACACCGAGTCCCTGCGCCAGGAGCTGACCAAGGACCTGGAGGAGGTGAAGGAGAAGATCAAGCCCTTCCTGGACCAGTTCTCTGCCAAGTGGACGGAAGATCTGGAGCAGTACCGCCAGCGCCTGGCACCCCTCgcccaggagctgaaggagctcagCAAGCAGAaggtggagctgctgcagcagaagctgaCCCCGGTGGCCGAGGAGGCGCGGGACCGTCTGCGCGGGCACGTCGAGGAGCTGCGCAAGAACGTGGCCCCCTTCAGCGATGAGCTGCGGCAGAAACTGAGCCAGAAGCTGGAGGAGATCCGGGAGAAGGGCATCCCCCAGGCCGCTGAATACCAGGCCAAGGtggtggagcagctcagcaaCCTGCGTGAGAAGATGTCGCCCCTGATGCAGGACCTCAAGGAGCGCCTCACGCCCTACGCCGAGAACCTCAAGGCCCGTTTCATCAGCTTGCTGGACGAACTCCAGAAGTCCGTGGCCTGA